One genomic region from Metallosphaera tengchongensis encodes:
- a CDS encoding translation initiation factor IF-2 subunit beta, producing MSERDKSYTALLDRLYAKLPKKDLATETQTLPVLSIITVGNTTIIKNFSEFCDRIRREDKLCMRYLLKELAAAGSLSDNGQLSIQGKFSSSIVNTFMDRFIKTYVQCSTCKSLDTVLVKDKKIWYIQCLACGAKSSVKPL from the coding sequence ATGTCTGAAAGGGACAAGTCGTACACCGCGCTTTTGGACAGGCTATACGCCAAACTTCCTAAGAAGGACTTAGCTACCGAAACCCAAACTTTACCCGTCTTAAGCATAATTACAGTGGGCAACACTACCATAATAAAGAACTTCAGCGAGTTTTGTGATAGGATTAGAAGGGAGGACAAGCTCTGTATGAGATACCTCCTGAAGGAACTGGCTGCAGCAGGATCCCTGTCTGATAATGGGCAGCTTTCAATTCAAGGGAAGTTCTCCTCATCCATAGTCAATACCTTCATGGACAGATTCATCAAGACCTATGTTCAATGCTCAACGTGTAAGAGCCTTGACACTGTCTTGGTAAAGGACAAGAAGATATGGTATATACAATGTCTAGCTTGCGGAGCCAAGAGCTCAGTTAAACCTCTCTAA
- a CDS encoding zinc ribbon domain-containing protein — protein sequence MEDSARKAGEWVVGKLMDVSVIFLEDLINMVKGVKKFLREFRDGLYLMQYRRVQYWVEWEAGKHGLKVVYVAHLFSTQCPKYVSKTEGVAHRYFRCVNCGYDKDRDVVAVMDLYGKGL from the coding sequence TTGGAGGACTCAGCTAGGAAAGCCGGGGAATGGGTTGTTGGCAAGTTAATGGACGTCTCAGTCATCTTCCTAGAGGACTTAATCAACATGGTCAAGGGTGTGAAGAAGTTTTTAAGAGAGTTCAGGGACGGGCTTTATCTAATGCAGTACCGCCGTGTCCAGTACTGGGTTGAGTGGGAAGCTGGAAAGCACGGGTTGAAGGTCGTGTACGTAGCCCACTTATTCTCCACTCAATGTCCCAAGTACGTTAGCAAGACGGAGGGAGTCGCCCACAGGTACTTCCGTTGTGTTAATTGCGGTTATGATAAAGACCGTGATGTTGTCGCAGTCATGGATCTGTATGGGAAGGGTCTCTGA
- a CDS encoding type II secretion system F family protein — protein MAFKGLKRGSGTKGQGNSKSSTGIIGNFYDLGIVKSMSKSIERKLLLAGMSTDPRMFAAQIFFYLIVSSAFSVLLAFFGIYIIVKLYLVFRLAKFAVLGLMFLIFAFIIPPVAYLLLNVNISQAIENRRIGIDAETAAFSAVFSIFLKSGLSPRILFERISKTIAFNYITQLTLYVSKRINFLGESVEDALLHAVKISPSKMLNDFIVSYVSAVRSGAPVLDAVTAKAKDILKQLELSAAIAADKLSGVGETYVIWLASGYITFFLILLLQALFPSIVGASVPLNVFGAILILILPLVDGVFILLVEQSQLRFPERKLSSYKIFYITLGIGFVAMFVMLGVTKQLVPFLTLTGNINNVTPTVISMLVGLLIATIPPAIITSKELKEGTGYDPYVVNLLRAISEGIRAGLSPEAIIKNIKDSPEMGRLSNVLKEIYAYLSLGYPLRDAFIKGAERILDFTSRISLVSMADMIDVGSMTPDSIESLAEQVESQIKIKREYESKIKILLYTPYIGVIISIIAVNFLSAAILGLIEGNQYAFTSGALGAARVLLPQAVFITAIASMINAFFAGLLVGKLGRGKVASGFVHAAVMVTVTAILMIIIVHIHFTFGAPPPQG, from the coding sequence ATGGCATTTAAAGGGCTGAAAAGAGGGTCAGGCACCAAGGGCCAGGGAAATTCTAAATCATCCACGGGGATTATAGGAAATTTCTATGATCTGGGAATAGTAAAGTCTATGTCTAAGAGTATAGAAAGAAAGCTTTTGCTCGCTGGAATGAGTACAGATCCAAGAATGTTTGCCGCCCAAATATTCTTCTACTTGATAGTTTCCTCAGCCTTTTCAGTTCTTCTAGCTTTCTTTGGAATTTATATTATAGTGAAGTTATATTTAGTATTTAGATTAGCCAAGTTTGCAGTGCTGGGTCTGATGTTTCTTATATTCGCCTTTATAATTCCTCCAGTAGCATATCTGCTTCTTAACGTTAACATATCTCAAGCCATTGAGAACAGAAGGATTGGAATAGACGCGGAAACGGCTGCATTCTCAGCGGTTTTCTCTATATTCCTGAAATCAGGGCTTAGCCCTAGGATCCTGTTCGAAAGGATATCCAAGACTATAGCTTTCAATTACATAACTCAACTTACTCTCTATGTCTCTAAGAGAATTAACTTCCTGGGGGAAAGCGTGGAGGATGCTCTCCTGCACGCTGTGAAAATCTCCCCCTCGAAAATGCTAAATGACTTTATAGTGAGTTACGTGTCCGCAGTGAGGAGCGGGGCTCCCGTTCTTGACGCCGTTACGGCTAAGGCTAAGGACATACTAAAGCAGTTGGAACTATCGGCTGCGATCGCTGCGGACAAGTTATCTGGAGTAGGTGAAACGTACGTAATATGGTTGGCCTCAGGATACATCACGTTTTTCTTGATCTTACTACTCCAAGCGCTTTTCCCTAGTATCGTTGGAGCCTCTGTTCCTTTAAACGTATTTGGGGCTATTCTAATACTTATTTTACCCCTGGTGGACGGAGTCTTTATTCTACTGGTGGAACAATCCCAGCTTAGGTTCCCAGAGCGGAAGTTATCGTCGTACAAAATCTTCTACATAACTCTTGGGATAGGTTTTGTGGCAATGTTCGTTATGTTGGGAGTTACAAAGCAACTGGTTCCTTTCCTTACCTTAACCGGAAATATCAATAACGTTACTCCGACGGTTATTTCCATGTTGGTGGGGCTACTAATAGCGACCATACCTCCGGCCATAATAACTTCAAAGGAGCTAAAGGAAGGCACTGGATACGACCCATATGTAGTGAACTTACTGAGGGCGATATCAGAGGGAATTAGGGCAGGACTCTCCCCTGAGGCAATCATTAAGAACATAAAGGATAGTCCAGAAATGGGGAGACTATCAAACGTTCTGAAGGAAATTTACGCGTATTTGTCCTTAGGCTATCCACTTAGGGATGCGTTCATAAAGGGAGCTGAGAGAATACTGGACTTTACCTCAAGGATTTCACTTGTATCCATGGCAGACATGATAGATGTGGGGAGCATGACACCTGATAGTATTGAAAGCTTAGCTGAACAAGTTGAGAGCCAAATTAAAATAAAAAGAGAGTATGAGAGCAAAATAAAGATACTCCTATATACGCCATATATAGGGGTCATTATTTCAATAATAGCAGTCAATTTCCTATCTGCAGCAATTTTAGGTCTGATAGAGGGTAATCAGTACGCTTTCACCTCTGGAGCCTTAGGAGCAGCAAGAGTTTTGCTTCCACAGGCAGTTTTCATTACTGCAATAGCTTCAATGATAAATGCATTCTTTGCAGGTCTGTTAGTAGGGAAGTTAGGGAGAGGAAAGGTAGCCTCTGGTTTCGTTCACGCCGCCGTGATGGTCACCGTTACAGCTATCTTGATGATAATCATAGTCCACATTCACTTTACCTTCGGAGCTCCACCTCCCCAAGGATAA
- a CDS encoding thiolase family protein encodes MNEVYIVSAVRTPIGKFGGSLRNVKPQDLGSVVIRESLNRVGVDPKDVELVVMGNVLRAGHGQDVARQAAFKAGIPWNIDGYSVDMVCSSGMMSVTNAAQMIKGEDADIVVAGGIESMSQAMLAVNSEVRWGIKSLTGKSLNFIDTMLYDGLTDPFNLKLMGQEADMVARERDISRRELDEVAYESHRRASQAWEKGFFQSEVVPVRLEEGKLERDEGIRPDTTVEKLASLKPAFSENGVHTAGNSSQISDGAVSLVLMSKRALNQYGIEPIAKILGYSWVGIESWRFTEAPIYSVKKLLSKINASVKDFDYFENNEAFAVNNVLLNKFLGVPYDRLNVFGGAVALGHPIGASGARIMVTLLNVLSKMKGSKGVASICHGTGGSTAIALELLKPL; translated from the coding sequence ATGAATGAAGTTTACATAGTATCGGCCGTCAGAACCCCCATAGGAAAGTTCGGAGGGTCATTAAGAAACGTTAAACCTCAGGATCTAGGCTCAGTGGTTATTAGGGAGTCGCTGAACAGGGTTGGAGTAGATCCTAAAGACGTAGAGCTTGTAGTGATGGGTAACGTCCTGAGGGCAGGACACGGTCAAGATGTGGCCAGACAGGCTGCGTTTAAGGCAGGAATCCCGTGGAATATAGACGGCTATTCCGTGGACATGGTGTGCTCCTCTGGAATGATGAGCGTCACCAATGCAGCCCAAATGATCAAGGGTGAAGATGCAGATATTGTTGTTGCTGGAGGAATTGAGAGCATGAGCCAGGCCATGTTGGCTGTAAACTCCGAGGTCAGGTGGGGGATCAAAAGTCTGACAGGAAAGTCCCTCAATTTCATTGATACGATGTTATATGACGGTCTTACTGATCCCTTCAACTTGAAGCTTATGGGCCAGGAGGCTGACATGGTTGCCAGAGAGAGGGACATATCTAGAAGGGAACTTGACGAGGTAGCTTACGAGAGTCACAGGAGGGCTTCCCAAGCCTGGGAAAAGGGATTTTTCCAATCGGAGGTTGTGCCTGTTAGGTTAGAGGAAGGAAAGCTTGAGAGGGATGAGGGCATAAGACCCGACACCACCGTAGAAAAATTAGCGTCCTTAAAGCCTGCCTTTTCTGAGAACGGTGTTCATACAGCTGGCAATTCCTCTCAGATCTCTGACGGAGCTGTATCGTTAGTTTTAATGAGCAAGAGAGCCCTAAATCAATACGGAATTGAACCAATAGCTAAAATCCTGGGTTACTCTTGGGTCGGGATTGAGAGTTGGCGATTTACGGAAGCACCAATTTATTCAGTGAAAAAGCTGCTTTCCAAGATAAACGCATCTGTGAAGGACTTCGACTACTTTGAGAATAACGAAGCCTTTGCCGTTAACAATGTTCTTCTAAATAAATTCCTAGGAGTCCCCTATGACAGGTTAAATGTTTTCGGTGGAGCCGTTGCCTTAGGGCACCCCATTGGAGCTAGCGGTGCAAGGATTATGGTGACGCTCCTCAACGTATTGAGTAAGATGAAAGGTTCCAAGGGAGTAGCGAGTATATGTCACGGTACTGGAGGCTCAACCGCTATAGCCCTGGAACTTTTGAAACCTCTCTGA
- a CDS encoding tRNA (N(6)-L-threonylcarbamoyladenosine(37)-C(2))-methylthiotransferase, whose amino-acid sequence MRIYFETYGCALNKGDTYSMMTLLKERNHEIVGDPGDADVLVINTCAVRMETEEKMKKRIKELREMGKKLIVAGCLAGAEPGLVNSLAPEASLVGPQSLEEIASAVESKTKVISLAGKSPQILPRVFDGLISVVPIADGCAGSCNFCITKLARKNLRSYPLRAIVSTVRELVNRGAKEIELSGQDTAAYGLDLEGKVSLPQVVNEVTSVDGDFMVRVGMMTPELAWRVLDGIIEAWSHPKVYKFFHIPVQSGNDEVLRVMNRKYRVEEFKELVKELRRKFPLSNITTDIIIGHPGEDEEAFQDTLNLIRELRFERIHIAMYSLRPNTRSAMMQQVPGPEKKERLRRAIELYEKVSHEVHREYVGKTFRVLALEKGKGNSIIGRTINYIPVILQGVELGKWYDVKITDSSFFDLRGEVL is encoded by the coding sequence ATGAGAATTTACTTTGAAACCTACGGCTGTGCTCTGAACAAGGGAGACACTTACTCGATGATGACCCTACTTAAAGAAAGGAATCACGAAATTGTGGGGGATCCAGGTGATGCAGACGTTCTGGTGATAAACACTTGTGCGGTTAGGATGGAAACTGAGGAGAAAATGAAGAAAAGAATCAAGGAACTACGAGAGATGGGTAAGAAATTAATAGTTGCTGGCTGCCTGGCTGGAGCGGAGCCAGGGCTAGTTAACTCCTTGGCACCAGAGGCTTCCCTAGTGGGTCCCCAATCTTTGGAGGAAATCGCAAGCGCGGTGGAGAGTAAGACTAAGGTCATCAGTTTGGCAGGGAAGTCCCCCCAAATTTTACCGAGAGTCTTCGATGGTCTAATATCTGTAGTCCCAATAGCAGACGGTTGCGCAGGTTCATGCAATTTCTGTATCACCAAGCTAGCGAGAAAGAACTTAAGAAGCTATCCTCTTAGGGCTATTGTTAGCACCGTAAGGGAACTGGTAAATAGGGGGGCTAAAGAGATCGAGCTTAGCGGTCAGGACACCGCAGCCTATGGGTTGGACCTGGAAGGAAAGGTTAGTTTGCCTCAAGTGGTTAATGAGGTAACTTCGGTAGATGGTGACTTCATGGTCAGGGTGGGTATGATGACCCCTGAGCTCGCGTGGAGGGTACTCGACGGAATAATCGAAGCTTGGTCCCATCCAAAGGTGTACAAGTTCTTTCACATCCCAGTTCAGAGCGGGAACGATGAGGTTCTCAGGGTTATGAACAGGAAGTATAGGGTGGAGGAGTTCAAGGAGTTGGTGAAGGAGCTTAGGAGAAAGTTTCCGCTTTCCAATATAACTACCGACATCATTATTGGCCATCCGGGGGAGGACGAAGAAGCCTTTCAGGACACCCTGAACCTCATCAGGGAGTTGAGGTTCGAAAGGATCCATATTGCGATGTACTCCCTCAGGCCTAATACCAGGAGCGCTATGATGCAACAGGTTCCAGGTCCAGAAAAGAAAGAGAGGTTAAGGAGAGCAATAGAACTTTATGAGAAGGTGTCCCACGAAGTCCACAGGGAGTACGTTGGAAAGACCTTCAGAGTCCTTGCATTGGAGAAAGGTAAGGGTAATTCCATTATAGGTAGGACAATAAATTACATACCAGTCATCTTACAGGGAGTGGAGCTCGGAAAGTGGTATGACGTAAAAATTACCGATTCTTCATTCTTTGATTTGAGGGGTGAAGTGCTTTAA
- a CDS encoding 60S ribosomal export protein NMD3: MGRKFCVMCGREDADLIDRLCPSCYVKSREIAKVNKTLELTLCKVCGARKVGNKWVSMREDLDTVAEEEVVSSLALDDHVSEYKLESSKIWTDYFGVRHLGLRIRGKVSGAEFNENKDVTVKVVYGLCDSCVKRRGKYYEAIVQLRSKSGRVQDSEKSFFESFFSREEVSNLSDVVELREGIDYYFINRTVAKRLVAKFIDEVKADVKESYQRERIKRGKREGKLVISLRI; encoded by the coding sequence ATGGGTAGAAAGTTCTGCGTCATGTGCGGCAGGGAGGACGCAGATCTCATAGATAGACTTTGCCCTTCCTGTTACGTGAAGTCCAGGGAAATCGCCAAAGTAAATAAAACCTTGGAGCTGACGCTGTGTAAGGTCTGTGGCGCAAGAAAGGTCGGAAACAAGTGGGTCTCGATGAGGGAGGATCTGGATACTGTAGCTGAGGAGGAGGTTGTCAGCTCATTGGCTCTAGACGACCATGTCAGTGAGTACAAACTTGAGTCGAGTAAAATCTGGACAGATTACTTCGGGGTTAGACACTTAGGGTTGAGGATAAGAGGTAAGGTTTCCGGGGCTGAGTTCAACGAAAATAAGGACGTAACAGTGAAAGTAGTTTACGGTCTTTGCGACTCATGTGTAAAGAGAAGAGGTAAATACTACGAGGCTATAGTTCAGCTCAGATCAAAGTCTGGAAGGGTTCAGGACAGCGAAAAGAGCTTTTTTGAGTCCTTCTTCTCCAGAGAAGAAGTCTCTAACCTCTCAGATGTTGTAGAGTTAAGAGAGGGAATAGATTACTACTTCATTAACAGAACAGTAGCTAAAAGGCTAGTTGCCAAGTTCATTGACGAGGTCAAGGCCGATGTGAAGGAAAGTTATCAGAGGGAGAGGATAAAAAGAGGTAAAAGGGAGGGGAAGCTAGTTATATCACTCAGAATATGA
- a CDS encoding type II/IV secretion system ATPase subunit: MKIPSNLTFRSQKSTVKTTDVQLDIPISLYPISMPYEELPEIVSEYEVNMLALVPQSIIQTFNAHNVELSIANPHTFIVFDQEKGIFRYVLVEPPIDSGILNSYLLLIREIERSLLNKDETLDIAQILLETNAKMPSLQLIQGQVGGVTKLSTKGKVVLYYLLRNMFGYNVLTPLLADTKVEDISCSGIGLPIYVYHREYDYVPTNINIASSIKILDKEISGPDLLDQIVLRLISLSGKTVSIANPIADGILPKGDRIAATFRYEVSARGSSFVIRRFSETPITILNLINSGVLSPETAAYLWYSIDLRMSFMVIGVTGAGKTTVLGSILNLAKESLKIVSIEDIPEIRLAQENWVQLYARQAYGESSKEIGLMDLLKLSLRYRPDIIVVGEIRGAEAYILFQALSTGHGGATTFHAHDAESAVKRLQNPPLNIPPEWIPMNNIIINVRRLPVLIGDKIQLKRRVVAVDELVTASDFRRVVDWDPRKDNQQLDLDNAKVLRTRLEEAGRSLEEVREEIQRRALYLRYMAAAKDIVQHPESYKMVKRYIIKYSLRPEEAMREVARMSSIKVTV; encoded by the coding sequence ATGAAAATACCCTCTAATTTAACCTTTCGTTCACAAAAATCAACCGTCAAAACTACTGATGTACAACTAGATATCCCAATAAGTCTATATCCAATATCCATGCCTTACGAGGAGTTACCGGAGATAGTATCAGAGTATGAAGTAAACATGTTGGCTTTAGTTCCTCAAAGTATTATACAGACATTCAACGCCCACAACGTGGAGTTGTCCATCGCCAATCCGCACACCTTCATTGTTTTCGATCAGGAGAAAGGTATATTTCGCTATGTCTTGGTTGAGCCCCCAATAGATTCCGGTATTCTGAACTCTTACTTGCTCCTCATAAGGGAGATTGAAAGATCACTTCTGAATAAGGACGAAACTTTGGATATAGCACAGATATTATTGGAAACTAACGCCAAGATGCCCTCTCTCCAATTGATTCAAGGGCAAGTAGGAGGAGTCACTAAGCTTAGTACTAAGGGTAAAGTGGTTCTCTACTATTTATTAAGGAATATGTTTGGCTACAACGTCCTAACACCATTATTAGCAGACACAAAGGTTGAGGACATATCTTGTAGCGGAATAGGGTTGCCCATTTACGTTTATCATAGGGAGTATGACTATGTGCCTACTAATATTAATATTGCATCGAGTATTAAAATACTTGACAAAGAGATAAGTGGACCTGACCTTTTAGATCAAATTGTGTTAAGGCTCATATCTCTCTCCGGTAAGACAGTGTCCATAGCGAATCCAATTGCTGATGGTATCCTACCTAAGGGGGATAGAATTGCCGCAACTTTTAGATATGAAGTGAGCGCTAGGGGATCTAGCTTCGTTATAAGGAGGTTTAGCGAGACCCCTATCACTATACTCAACCTTATAAATTCAGGCGTTCTCTCACCAGAGACTGCTGCCTATCTGTGGTACTCCATAGACTTAAGGATGTCGTTTATGGTTATTGGGGTGACAGGTGCAGGTAAGACCACCGTTTTGGGGTCGATACTGAACTTGGCTAAGGAGTCCCTAAAAATAGTGTCCATAGAGGATATCCCTGAGATCAGGTTAGCTCAGGAAAACTGGGTTCAACTATACGCTAGACAGGCTTACGGTGAGAGTAGCAAGGAAATCGGCTTAATGGATTTGTTGAAGCTCTCATTGAGGTATAGACCAGATATAATTGTTGTGGGCGAGATAAGGGGTGCAGAGGCTTACATTCTATTTCAAGCTCTATCGACAGGTCACGGTGGAGCTACAACTTTTCACGCCCACGATGCGGAAAGCGCTGTGAAGAGGTTACAGAACCCACCTCTCAATATCCCTCCTGAGTGGATACCCATGAATAACATAATAATAAACGTAAGGAGGCTACCGGTACTGATAGGCGACAAGATTCAGTTGAAGAGAAGGGTCGTAGCAGTAGACGAGCTGGTGACAGCTTCTGACTTTAGGAGAGTTGTGGATTGGGATCCAAGGAAAGATAATCAACAATTAGATCTAGATAACGCCAAAGTCCTGCGGACAAGGCTGGAAGAGGCGGGAAGATCCCTTGAGGAGGTAAGGGAGGAAATACAGAGGAGAGCTCTTTACTTAAGGTACATGGCAGCAGCAAAGGACATAGTTCAACACCCTGAAAGCTATAAGATGGTGAAGAGATACATCATCAAGTATAGCTTAAGACCGGAAGAGGCAATGAGAGAAGTAGCTAGGATGTCCTCAATTAAGGTCACGGTATAG
- a CDS encoding KH domain-containing protein — protein sequence MFISVPDEKLEFVKGLIPKLTEMGGVEIEYSQDLKYFIVDPKNQNPYQALKVVSVIKALGYGVPISEALKLLGEDYMMDVIDLKESIENKYSIRRIKGRIIGEDGKTKRIIQEYTGVTLVVSDRSVALLGPYEQIPIARKALELLLKGKEHSSVYRYLDRAEEQLLRYRGSSRRRPTE from the coding sequence ATGTTCATAAGCGTTCCAGACGAGAAGTTAGAATTCGTTAAGGGTTTGATTCCAAAGCTGACGGAAATGGGAGGGGTGGAGATAGAGTACAGCCAAGACCTTAAGTATTTCATAGTCGATCCTAAAAATCAAAATCCCTACCAAGCTCTTAAGGTAGTTTCCGTAATAAAGGCGCTAGGCTACGGAGTTCCAATCTCAGAAGCCTTAAAACTGCTTGGGGAGGACTATATGATGGACGTAATTGATTTAAAAGAGTCAATTGAAAATAAATATTCCATACGAAGAATAAAAGGGAGAATAATTGGGGAAGACGGTAAGACTAAGAGAATAATACAGGAGTACACTGGAGTTACTCTAGTGGTGTCAGACAGAAGCGTGGCTCTCCTAGGCCCATATGAGCAAATACCCATTGCCAGAAAAGCTCTCGAGCTCTTGCTCAAGGGAAAAGAGCACTCATCTGTGTATAGATATCTTGACAGGGCTGAGGAGCAACTGTTGAGATATAGGGGCTCATCCAGACGGAGACCGACTGAGTGA
- a CDS encoding translation initiation factor aIF-1A, giving the protein MPKKDRTTQAPSREVPKPQEGEVICVVKKMLGAEHIIVACLDGKERTARIPGRMRKKTWIKEGDVVLTAPWDFQPNKADIIYRYMNDEIRKLIEEKIISREIIDQLRG; this is encoded by the coding sequence TTGCCAAAGAAGGATAGAACGACACAGGCTCCTTCAAGAGAAGTCCCAAAACCTCAAGAAGGCGAGGTTATTTGTGTTGTAAAGAAAATGCTAGGTGCAGAGCACATAATAGTTGCCTGCCTTGACGGTAAAGAAAGAACTGCGAGAATCCCGGGAAGAATGAGGAAAAAGACCTGGATAAAGGAAGGGGATGTAGTTTTAACTGCCCCCTGGGATTTCCAGCCCAACAAAGCAGATATAATTTACAGGTACATGAACGATGAGATAAGGAAGTTAATAGAAGAAAAGATAATTAGTAGGGAAATAATTGATCAGTTGAGGGGTTGA
- a CDS encoding serine protein kinase RIO, with amino-acid sequence MNRIRRGKEVRREKDSDLFKTVDSTFDTSTSLALLYVMRKLGIEVIMGAIASGKEAKVYPAKTREENYLALKVYYTSTASHKKALSRYIAMDSRHKIKATSTKDLIYGWARKEFGNLKRLYEAGVSVPKPYLVHKNLLVMEFLGHDGVRAPLLFEYEDITQELYEKVLEQITLMIGKAKMVHSDLSEYNIMVFDSSPVIIDVGQSIQLSDDPNLEFLNKDLKNINRFFSSRGINVRPVEEILNSVLSTS; translated from the coding sequence TTGAATAGAATACGGAGAGGCAAGGAGGTAAGGCGGGAAAAAGACTCTGACCTTTTCAAGACCGTTGACTCTACGTTTGACACTTCCACATCTTTAGCCCTGTTGTACGTCATGAGAAAACTGGGAATAGAAGTTATCATGGGTGCTATTGCCTCAGGTAAAGAGGCTAAGGTCTACCCTGCTAAAACGAGGGAGGAAAACTACCTTGCCCTAAAGGTCTACTACACCTCAACAGCCTCCCATAAGAAAGCTTTGAGTAGATACATCGCAATGGACAGCAGACATAAGATTAAGGCTACAAGTACAAAGGATCTCATCTACGGCTGGGCTAGGAAGGAATTCGGCAACCTTAAGAGACTTTATGAAGCTGGAGTAAGCGTTCCCAAACCTTATCTCGTCCATAAGAATTTACTTGTCATGGAGTTCTTAGGTCACGATGGCGTCAGAGCTCCCCTACTTTTTGAATATGAGGATATAACACAGGAACTGTATGAGAAGGTTCTGGAGCAAATAACGTTGATGATAGGGAAAGCCAAGATGGTCCACTCGGATCTTAGCGAGTACAACATCATGGTATTCGACTCCTCCCCGGTTATTATAGACGTTGGTCAGTCCATCCAGCTCTCCGACGACCCTAATCTTGAATTTTTAAACAAAGATTTAAAAAATATAAATAGGTTCTTCTCTAGCAGGGGTATAAACGTTAGACCTGTGGAAGAAATATTAAATTCCGTGTTATCTACATCTTAG
- a CDS encoding DUF424 domain-containing protein — MKVVLNVIRGEGQVFVNICEKEYLGKKFIENKVILHVNEEFYGGEEVDVNHALNLVEEATVASIVGGKVIEEAIRRGLIHKDSVLTISGVKFAQVYNL; from the coding sequence ATGAAGGTCGTATTAAACGTAATTAGAGGAGAAGGGCAGGTTTTTGTAAACATTTGTGAGAAGGAGTACCTCGGTAAGAAGTTCATAGAGAACAAGGTTATCCTTCACGTTAATGAGGAGTTTTACGGGGGAGAGGAAGTGGATGTAAACCACGCTCTTAACCTGGTGGAAGAAGCCACGGTAGCTAGCATAGTGGGTGGGAAGGTCATAGAGGAAGCTATAAGGAGAGGACTAATTCACAAGGATTCGGTGCTCACGATCTCAGGCGTTAAGTTCGCCCAAGTATACAACCTGTGA